The following are encoded together in the Panicum virgatum strain AP13 chromosome 6K, P.virgatum_v5, whole genome shotgun sequence genome:
- the LOC120711218 gene encoding AT-hook motif nuclear-localized protein 7-like — protein MEAKSGEASAGPAPAPMAAAAAAPVVTAAPEATVSFQSAAPAAAVEKGSSSGVLVSPPATGPPPPAAGPAAAAGAGGALALGPVAMKVPKKRGRPRKYGPDGSLIRPLNATPISASAPMAAAVAAGQYTPASAVGAAMKRGRGRPLDFAAAAAKQHQHHQLHHHQSPFGFHFDSIGDMVACSAGANFTPHIITVAPGEDVTMKVISFSQQGPRAICILSANGVISNVTLRQPDSSGGTLTYEGRFELLSLSGSFMPTENSGTRSRSGGMSVSLASPDGRVVGGGVAGLLVAASPVQIVVGSFLPSYQMEQKNKKPRVDPAPTHPQTPPAIPISSVDTHGVDQGQHSSAAHQRTTSVVTPAYGADQSWASPAQPTPEASRTPSGDQKTTASGS, from the exons ATGGAGGCCAAGTCGGGGGAAGCGAGTGCCgggcccgcgcctgcgcctatggcggcggcggcggcggcgccagtggTTACGGCGGCACCAGAGGCGACGGTGAGCTTCcagtcggcggcgccggccgcggcggtggagaagggtAGCTCGAGCGGCGTGTTGGTGTCGCCTCCTGCTACGGGGCCACCGCCCCCCGctgcggggccggcggcggcggccggagcgggcggcgcgctGGCGCTGGGCCCGGTGGCGATGAAGGTGCCGAAGAAGCGCGGGAGGCCGAGGAAGTACGGGCCGGACGGGAGCCTGATCCGGCCGCTGAACGCCACGCCGATCTCGGCGTCGgcgcccatggcggcggccgtggcggcggggcAGTACACGCCCGCCTCGGCggtcggcgccgccatgaagcgCGGGAGGGGCCGGCCCCTCGActtcgccgccgcagcggccaAGCAGCACCAGCATcaccagctccaccaccaccagtcgCCGTTCGGCTTCCACTTCGACTCGATCG GTGACATGGTGGCTTGTTCTGCTGGTGCAAATTTCACCCCACATATAATTACTGTCGCCCCTGGTGAG GATGTGACGATGAAGGTTATATCGTTTTCGCAACAAGGACCACGGGCTATCTGTATTCTCTCTGCAAACGGCGTGATATCAAATGTTACACTCCGTCAGCCTGATTCGTCTGGTGGCACATTGACTTATGAG GGACGCTTCGAGTTGCTGTCCTTGTCTGGCTCCTTTATGCCAACTGAAAATAGCGGAACACGAAGTCGATCTGGTGGGATGAGCGTGTCTCTTGCCAGCCCAGATGGTCGTGTCGTGGGTGGTGGAGTTGCCGGCCTCCTGGTGGCAGCAAGTCCTGTCCAG ATTGTCGTGGGGAGCTTCCTGCCAAGCTATCAAATGGAGCAGAAGAACAAGAAGCCGCGGGTGGACCCAGCACCCACCCACCCCCAGACACCTCCCGCCATTCCAATCTCAAGCGTGGACACCCACGGCGTTGATCAAGGGCAGCACAGCTCCGCGGCCCACCAGAGAACAACGAGCGTCGTGACCCCAGCCTATGGCGCAGACCAGAGCTGGGCATCCCCCGCCCAGCCAACACCCGAGGCGTCCCGGACGCCGTCAGGCGACCAGAAGACAACTGCCTCTGGATCCTGA